A stretch of Paenibacillus sp. URB8-2 DNA encodes these proteins:
- a CDS encoding ABC1 kinase family protein, whose translation MVRIRHAGRYRSIAMALMRHGFGYMVEELGLYRMLSLPRRLVTQEAHASRTLGERIRLVLEDLGPTFVKLGQLASTRSDLLPESIITELVKLQDHVPPFPAETARNILEQELDQPLSEVFDSFDDVPLAAASIGQVHRGVLLSGTAVAIKIQRPGVMRMMSRDLEILRDLTALAERRLDWAKQYGISRMAEEFSKSLMNELDYSQEGRNAERIAQQLEDNKSAYIPAIYWDYTSSRVLTMEYVEGITLNRREALLSKGVNLKDTAERLVDIMLGLIFIDGFFHADPHPGNVMMTDEGKLALIDFGMVGRLSEETRDHLSGLIIALMRKNTEAMVRAILRLGVIPEDADRSALYEDMDRLREEYYDVPFSQVSIGKALNDLFAVARRHRLAIPPDLAMLGKTMLTLEGVVGNLDPSFSIIQMAEPFGRQLVKQRFSSSRLQRKLLGGVADLAESLVELPGQARQLSALISRGRLKVEVGVPELQSLLRKLDRIGNRLSFSIVLLAFSIIMVGLIIGSSLRREPSVLWNFPTVEIGSVVALFMFVWLIYSIFKSGRF comes from the coding sequence ATGGTGCGGATCAGGCATGCTGGACGTTACCGGTCCATCGCCATGGCGCTGATGCGTCATGGCTTCGGCTATATGGTGGAAGAATTGGGTTTATACCGCATGCTGTCGCTTCCGCGCCGGCTGGTGACCCAGGAGGCGCACGCTAGCCGGACGCTCGGGGAGCGGATACGGCTTGTTCTTGAGGATTTGGGGCCGACCTTCGTCAAGCTCGGCCAGCTTGCCAGCACACGCTCCGATCTGCTTCCGGAATCCATTATTACGGAGCTGGTAAAGCTGCAGGACCATGTGCCGCCTTTTCCGGCGGAAACGGCGCGGAATATTCTGGAGCAGGAGCTGGATCAGCCGCTTAGCGAGGTGTTCGATTCTTTTGACGATGTTCCGCTTGCCGCCGCCTCCATCGGGCAGGTTCACCGTGGAGTTCTGCTCAGCGGGACGGCGGTGGCGATCAAGATCCAGCGCCCAGGCGTCATGCGGATGATGAGCCGCGACCTGGAAATTCTCCGCGATCTGACGGCGCTTGCCGAACGGCGTCTGGATTGGGCGAAGCAGTACGGCATCTCCCGGATGGCGGAGGAGTTCTCCAAGTCCCTGATGAACGAACTGGATTACAGCCAGGAGGGCCGCAATGCGGAAAGAATCGCGCAGCAGCTTGAGGACAACAAATCAGCCTATATTCCGGCGATTTATTGGGATTACACCTCTTCGCGGGTGCTGACGATGGAATATGTGGAGGGCATCACGCTGAACCGGCGGGAAGCGCTGCTGAGCAAGGGCGTGAATCTCAAAGATACCGCCGAGCGGCTGGTGGACATCATGCTGGGGCTGATTTTTATCGACGGCTTCTTCCATGCCGATCCCCATCCCGGAAACGTGATGATGACGGACGAGGGGAAGCTTGCGCTGATCGATTTCGGCATGGTCGGCCGCCTGAGCGAGGAGACAAGGGACCATCTGTCGGGCCTGATCATCGCTCTGATGCGCAAAAATACGGAAGCCATGGTGCGCGCGATTCTGCGCCTCGGCGTCATTCCGGAGGATGCGGACCGTTCCGCGCTTTATGAAGACATGGACCGGCTGAGAGAGGAGTACTATGATGTTCCTTTCAGCCAGGTCAGCATCGGCAAGGCGCTTAACGATCTGTTCGCGGTTGCCCGGCGCCACCGGCTGGCGATTCCGCCCGATCTGGCGATGCTGGGCAAGACGATGCTGACTCTGGAAGGGGTCGTGGGCAATCTGGACCCTTCCTTCAGCATCATTCAAATGGCAGAGCCATTCGGCCGGCAGCTTGTAAAACAGCGCTTCAGCAGCAGCCGGCTGCAGCGCAAGCTGCTCGGCGGGGTCGCCGACCTTGCCGAGAGCCTGGTGGAGCTGCCCGGACAAGCCCGGCAGCTGTCGGCGCTGATCAGCAGGGGCAGGCTGAAGGTGGAGGTCGGCGTGCCCGAGCTGCAGAGCCTGCTGCGCAAGCTGGACCGCATCGGCAACCGGCTTTCGTTCAGCATTGTTCTGCTGGCCTTCAGCATTATTATGGTCGGGCTGATTATCGGCTCTTCGCTGCGCCGCGAGCCTTCCGTGCTGTGGAATTTTCCGACCGTCGAAATTGGTTCGGTGGTTGCGCTGTTCATGTTTGTCTGGCTGATTTACTCGATTTTCAAATCGGGTAGATTCTGA
- a CDS encoding ThuA domain-containing protein, with protein sequence MDKRKCLLLGEYTHPRFHPLQGVDEQVSHILNDLMIVQCSENKKMLLSENLGGYDLCIGYNELWNESVSPQQTAGLLSYVAGGGGLIVLHTGVSLANRNELAQLIGARFAGHPPYGPLEFRTQEHDITEGVESFKLEEEPYRFEFDPFTEKTILLEFEAGGQWWPAGWCHSYGLGRVVYLMPGHHEPSFRHPEVRKLLLQAATWAARIPIRQ encoded by the coding sequence ATGGATAAAAGAAAATGTCTGCTGCTGGGCGAATATACACATCCCCGGTTCCATCCTTTGCAGGGTGTGGACGAGCAAGTCAGCCATATTTTAAATGATTTGATGATCGTCCAATGTTCGGAAAATAAAAAAATGCTGCTGAGCGAGAACCTCGGCGGCTATGATCTGTGCATTGGATATAATGAATTGTGGAATGAATCGGTTTCCCCGCAGCAGACGGCCGGGCTGCTGAGCTATGTCGCCGGCGGCGGCGGACTCATCGTTCTGCATACAGGTGTGTCGCTCGCGAACCGCAATGAATTGGCTCAACTGATCGGCGCCAGATTTGCGGGGCATCCGCCATACGGGCCGCTCGAATTCCGCACCCAGGAGCATGATATCACGGAAGGTGTAGAGAGCTTTAAGCTGGAAGAAGAGCCTTACCGCTTTGAATTCGACCCGTTTACGGAGAAGACGATCCTGCTTGAATTCGAGGCAGGCGGACAGTGGTGGCCGGCGGGCTGGTGCCACAGCTATGGTCTGGGACGGGTAGTCTATCTGATGCCAGGGCATCATGAGCCTTCGTTCCGCCATCCCGAGGTAAGGAAGCTGCTGCTGCAAGCCGCTACATGGGCGGCCCGGATTCCGATCCGGCAGTAA
- a CDS encoding uroporphyrinogen-III synthase, translated as MADQLKGVTVALAGPRKSEELAKLVSNMGGTALLRPAQGTVFLDGEELRQELEEWTRNSPDWSILTTGMGLDALFQTAAGMGLEERFQEVLAGSMIAARGYKTVNALKKRGLVPHVRDDDGSTTGLIRGLAPFDLQGKAVVLQLHGDPAPRLNAWLKEAGAEVRQVLPYRHMPPEQEDLERLLMEITEEKVDAVTFTSAPQIRFLTEYAGSRGMLQAMLEAFETGVLAVAVGRITADALKEAGIRRIVMPEQERMGSMIVELGRYLAAHR; from the coding sequence ATGGCAGATCAACTAAAAGGCGTCACCGTCGCTCTTGCCGGTCCGCGCAAGTCGGAAGAATTGGCGAAGCTGGTGAGCAATATGGGCGGAACCGCGCTGCTGCGGCCAGCCCAGGGCACGGTGTTTCTGGACGGCGAAGAGCTGCGCCAGGAGCTGGAAGAATGGACCCGCAATTCCCCGGACTGGAGTATTCTTACTACGGGAATGGGCCTCGATGCGTTGTTCCAAACCGCGGCCGGGATGGGCCTCGAGGAGCGCTTTCAGGAAGTGCTGGCAGGCTCGATGATCGCGGCCCGGGGCTACAAGACAGTAAACGCCCTAAAGAAAAGAGGGCTTGTCCCCCATGTGCGCGACGATGACGGAAGCACGACGGGGCTGATCCGCGGCCTTGCGCCTTTCGACCTCCAGGGCAAGGCGGTCGTTCTTCAGCTGCACGGCGATCCCGCTCCGCGGCTGAACGCCTGGCTTAAGGAGGCCGGCGCAGAGGTCCGGCAGGTTCTGCCTTATCGGCATATGCCGCCGGAGCAAGAGGATCTTGAGCGGTTGCTCATGGAAATAACGGAGGAAAAGGTGGATGCCGTGACTTTCACCAGCGCGCCGCAGATCCGCTTTCTGACCGAATACGCGGGCAGCCGCGGCATGCTGCAGGCGATGCTTGAAGCATTCGAGACCGGAGTGCTTGCGGTCGCAGTGGGCCGGATTACAGCCGATGCGCTGAAAGAGGCGGGCATTCGGCGGATCGTGATGCCGGAGCAGGAGCGGATGGGCAGCATGATCGTGGAACTTGGCCGGTATTTGGCGGCTCATCGCTAG
- a CDS encoding methyl-accepting chemotaxis protein codes for MRTKLIAIYLIVLIVPSLLIGGLTYRTASSAVTDQLDYNARESVSAVNDIVNSNIRSKMDDVKYFIDAVSSATVNSDPNGEAYAELKGRLKEYAAMHPDVLEAYIGTDQGKVIKASDTPIPGGYDPRLEASYVSAIKNGKGPVISPVFQNANKETVVSISSMLNDKNGVFILELNLKQLANLVDLKVGKQGYILIADSSKRFVVHPTEPLGQPSSVEFVKKMFENDAASFNYEYKGSKKNLTYMVNELTGWRIAGTINTSEITGASQGIRTTALIVIAASVLLALVPLYFILRALLGPLGRLSKATEIISQGDLSQDIGSFGRDEIGQLAANFKTMVASLREMILGVQEMTDNVSSSAAELTASAEMTTKAIEHVTVAIQEVASGNERQVGSVHKGMEGTAATTAEVSNISGYMNEVSAMMDNTSRSAAEGNDSVIQVVDKINGIHETVEELGAVIDKLNERSGHIVGIVGIITGIARQTNLLALNASIEAARAGEHGRGFAVVAAEVRKLAEESEQSARQISEVIVSINSEMKEAIVTMNNAKEKVSEGILAVDTTGRSFSRIRRAVKGAAEKIKSMGEGVQTLSSEAGGMERAMEEIRIISQEAAANTETISAAAQQQLASVEEIASSSSDLSHLADDLHSLVSRFKLHGSDAAGRPDEEQAEPETAAGEEESSPGMAS; via the coding sequence ATGCGAACAAAGTTGATAGCAATTTATTTAATTGTATTGATTGTTCCGAGCCTCCTTATCGGAGGCCTGACATATCGGACGGCCAGCAGCGCAGTAACGGATCAGCTCGACTATAATGCGAGGGAGAGTGTTTCGGCAGTCAATGATATCGTCAATTCGAATATCCGGTCCAAAATGGACGATGTGAAATATTTCATCGATGCCGTTTCTTCAGCCACAGTCAACAGCGACCCGAACGGAGAAGCATACGCCGAGCTGAAAGGCAGATTGAAGGAGTATGCGGCGATGCATCCCGATGTGCTGGAAGCGTACATAGGAACTGACCAGGGAAAAGTCATAAAAGCTTCCGATACCCCCATTCCCGGCGGATACGATCCTAGGCTGGAAGCTTCTTATGTTAGCGCTATCAAGAATGGGAAAGGCCCCGTGATCTCGCCGGTATTCCAGAATGCGAACAAGGAGACGGTTGTTTCCATATCGTCAATGCTTAATGACAAAAACGGCGTATTCATTCTAGAACTGAATTTGAAGCAGCTGGCGAATCTGGTCGATCTGAAGGTCGGCAAGCAGGGGTATATTCTGATTGCGGACAGCAGCAAGAGGTTTGTAGTGCATCCCACCGAGCCTCTAGGCCAGCCGTCATCCGTGGAATTTGTCAAAAAAATGTTCGAGAACGATGCTGCCTCGTTCAATTATGAATATAAAGGTTCCAAGAAAAACCTGACCTATATGGTCAATGAACTTACCGGTTGGAGAATAGCCGGGACAATCAACACAAGTGAAATAACCGGCGCGTCGCAAGGCATCCGGACGACTGCGCTTATTGTCATCGCCGCGTCCGTACTGCTTGCTTTGGTGCCGCTCTACTTTATATTGCGCGCTCTTTTGGGTCCGCTGGGCCGGCTGAGCAAAGCGACGGAGATCATCAGCCAAGGCGATCTTTCGCAGGATATCGGCTCCTTCGGACGGGACGAGATCGGCCAGTTGGCCGCTAATTTCAAGACGATGGTCGCCAGTCTAAGAGAGATGATACTCGGGGTACAGGAAATGACCGACAACGTATCTTCTTCGGCCGCGGAGTTGACAGCCAGCGCCGAGATGACGACAAAGGCGATCGAACATGTGACCGTTGCCATCCAGGAGGTGGCTTCCGGAAACGAGCGGCAGGTAGGGAGTGTGCATAAAGGGATGGAAGGCACGGCCGCGACCACTGCGGAAGTGTCGAATATTTCCGGGTACATGAATGAAGTGTCGGCGATGATGGACAATACCTCCCGCTCTGCGGCGGAAGGCAACGACTCGGTCATCCAGGTCGTCGACAAGATCAACGGCATTCACGAGACAGTCGAGGAGCTGGGAGCCGTCATCGACAAGCTGAATGAGCGCAGCGGACATATTGTAGGCATCGTGGGCATTATTACGGGAATCGCCCGGCAGACGAATCTGCTGGCGCTTAACGCGTCCATTGAGGCGGCGAGAGCCGGGGAGCATGGCCGCGGATTTGCGGTTGTCGCCGCGGAGGTCCGCAAGCTTGCTGAGGAATCGGAGCAATCGGCACGCCAGATTTCAGAGGTAATCGTTTCTATTAATAGCGAGATGAAAGAAGCGATAGTGACGATGAACAACGCCAAGGAGAAAGTATCCGAGGGAATCCTCGCGGTCGATACGACCGGGCGTTCCTTCTCGCGGATCCGCAGGGCGGTTAAGGGAGCTGCGGAAAAAATCAAGTCGATGGGCGAAGGGGTTCAGACCTTGTCTTCGGAAGCCGGCGGCATGGAGAGAGCAATGGAGGAAATCCGCATTATTTCCCAGGAGGCGGCAGCGAACACGGAGACGATTTCGGCAGCAGCGCAGCAGCAGCTTGCCTCGGTGGAGGAGATCGCGTCCTCGTCGTCGGACCTCAGCCATCTGGCCGACGATCTGCATTCTCTGGTCAGCCGCTTCAAACTGCACGGTTCCGATGCGGCAGGCCGTCCTGACGAGGAACAGGCTGAGCCGGAGACGGCTGCGGGTGAGGAAGAATCTTCGCCCGGAATGGCGAGCTAG
- a CDS encoding Fur family transcriptional regulator yields MRHLNLTSQRQAVYDIVRESHDHPTAAEVMNRLVEKGHNLAYGTVYNSLRYLADKQLIRELKLGEAASRYDARMDDHQHIICEVCGAVDEVMSHVPGHWLEEVAKETGYSIGHAHVVFGGVCSACRNKVVN; encoded by the coding sequence GTGAGACATTTGAATCTGACTTCCCAACGCCAAGCCGTTTATGATATTGTCCGTGAATCGCATGACCATCCGACCGCGGCGGAGGTCATGAACCGCCTGGTTGAGAAGGGACATAACCTTGCCTACGGCACGGTGTATAATTCGCTCCGCTATCTTGCGGATAAACAGTTGATTCGGGAACTGAAGCTGGGAGAGGCCGCCAGCCGTTACGACGCACGCATGGACGACCACCAGCATATTATTTGCGAAGTGTGCGGAGCGGTCGATGAAGTGATGAGCCATGTGCCCGGGCACTGGCTGGAGGAGGTCGCCAAAGAGACCGGCTACAGCATCGGGCATGCGCATGTCGTTTTTGGAGGCGTTTGCTCCGCCTGCCGCAATAAGGTTGTGAACTGA